A genomic window from Paucibacter sp. KCTC 42545 includes:
- a CDS encoding TRAP transporter small permease subunit, protein MNALLALARAIDRLSARFGRLASWAVLLSCLISAANALVRYGFDYSANAFTEIQWYLFAACVMLGAAEVLKLNEHVRVDLLYSRLSGRGKVWLDLLGLVFFLLPVMAYLAWLSADMFWLKLSTGMQPGDSVASLGLGPYLWKLFSSGEVSANAGGLIRWPAALLLPLGFGLVCLQGLAELIKRAAWLNHRLEMDIHYERPLQ, encoded by the coding sequence ATGAATGCCCTTCTTGCCCTCGCCCGGGCGATCGATCGACTCAGCGCCCGCTTTGGCCGCCTGGCCAGCTGGGCGGTGCTGCTGTCTTGCCTGATCAGCGCCGCCAATGCGCTGGTGCGCTACGGTTTTGACTACAGCGCCAACGCCTTCACCGAAATCCAGTGGTACCTCTTTGCTGCCTGCGTGATGCTGGGCGCGGCCGAGGTGCTCAAGCTCAATGAGCATGTGCGGGTGGACCTGCTTTACAGCCGCCTGTCCGGGCGCGGCAAGGTCTGGCTGGATCTCCTGGGCCTGGTGTTTTTCCTGCTGCCCGTGATGGCCTATCTGGCCTGGCTTTCCGCCGATATGTTCTGGCTCAAACTCAGCACCGGCATGCAGCCGGGCGATAGCGTGGCCAGCCTAGGACTTGGCCCCTATCTGTGGAAGCTGTTCAGCAGCGGCGAAGTGTCGGCCAATGCCGGCGGCCTGATCCGCTGGCCGGCCGCGCTGCTGCTACCCCTGGGCTTTGGCCTCGTTTGCTTACAAGGCTTGGCCGAGCTGATCAAGCGCGCGGCCTGGCTGAACCATCGCCTGGAGATGGACATTCACTACGAAAGGCCGCTGCAATGA
- a CDS encoding TIGR01244 family sulfur transferase, with translation MSLPIQALTPELCVAPQLAPQAMQEAADAGFKSVINNRPDFEGGPDQPTSADMAQAAAAAGLAYQHLPVQGGYQSPEEIEAFRALLDSLPKPILAFCRSGARSSRLFAAASAL, from the coding sequence ATGAGCCTACCTATCCAAGCCCTGACGCCTGAGCTGTGCGTGGCCCCGCAATTGGCGCCACAAGCGATGCAGGAAGCCGCAGACGCCGGTTTCAAGAGCGTGATCAACAACCGCCCCGATTTCGAAGGCGGCCCCGATCAGCCCACCAGCGCCGACATGGCCCAAGCCGCCGCAGCAGCGGGCTTGGCTTACCAGCATCTGCCCGTGCAGGGCGGCTACCAGTCGCCGGAAGAAATTGAAGCCTTCCGCGCGCTGCTGGACAGCCTGCCCAAACCGATTCTGGCCTTCTGCCGCTCAGGTGCGCGCTCGTCGCGCCTGTTTGCAGCGGCTTCGGCACTCTGA
- a CDS encoding GatB/YqeY domain-containing protein, protein MSLKDRITDDMKNAMRAKEADKLTTIRGLLAAVKQKEVDERVVVDDVALIAIVDKLVKQRKDSITQFIAGGRQDLADKEAAELSILEAYLPQRMSAEEITAAVGAIVSELGAKGAADMGRVMAAVKAQLAGKADMGLVSGAVKQALSN, encoded by the coding sequence ATGAGCTTGAAAGACCGCATCACCGACGACATGAAGAACGCCATGCGCGCCAAGGAAGCCGACAAGCTGACCACCATCCGTGGCCTGCTGGCAGCCGTGAAGCAAAAGGAAGTGGATGAGCGCGTGGTGGTGGACGATGTGGCCTTGATCGCCATCGTCGATAAGCTGGTCAAGCAGCGCAAAGACTCCATCACCCAATTCATCGCCGGCGGTCGCCAGGATCTGGCCGACAAGGAAGCTGCCGAGCTGAGCATCCTCGAAGCCTATCTGCCGCAGCGCATGTCGGCCGAAGAAATCACGGCTGCCGTGGGCGCCATCGTGAGCGAATTGGGTGCCAAGGGCGCCGCCGATATGGGCCGCGTGATGGCCGCCGTCAAGGCGCAGCTGGCAGGCAAGGCCGATATGGGCCTGGTGTCGGGCGCCGTCAAGCAAGCCCTCAGCAACTGA
- the rpsU gene encoding 30S ribosomal protein S21 yields MTTIRVKENEPFDVALRRFKRTIEKLGLLTDLRAREFYEKPTAERKRKKAAAVKRHYKRVRSMQLPKKLY; encoded by the coding sequence ATGACCACTATTCGCGTCAAAGAGAACGAGCCATTTGATGTGGCACTGCGCCGCTTCAAGCGCACTATCGAAAAACTGGGCTTGCTGACCGATCTGCGCGCCCGCGAGTTTTACGAGAAGCCCACGGCTGAGCGTAAGCGCAAGAAGGCTGCTGCCGTCAAGCGTCACTACAAGCGCGTGCGCAGCATGCAGCTGCCCAAGAAGCTGTACTGA
- a CDS encoding NAD(P)/FAD-dependent oxidoreductase has product MQFDLIVVGAGAAGLFCAGMAGQRGQRVLLIDHAEKVAEKIRISGGGRCNFTNRDVGPANFLSDNPNFCRSALARYSSQDFISLVQKYGIAFHEKHKGQLFCDDSPEQIIAMLLRECELGGVQRWQPCTVASVQHSAERGFELETSRGPVQAPRLVVATGGLPVPKIGASDWGMRLAQRFGHKIVEPRPALVPLTFDAEAWAPFASLSGLSLPVAVSTGKGKTQGRFLEDLLFTHRGLSGPAILQISSFWQEGQALQIDLAPEADLGEQLQAAKSDSKRQLGNVLASLFPQRLAQAWLERLGLQSQRPMPECKDKDLQTLATQLQAWQLTPNGSEGWRKAEVMRGGVDTRELNSQNMESKRVPGLYFIGEVMDVTGWLGGYNFQWAWASAAACARSLDANLSN; this is encoded by the coding sequence ATGCAATTTGACTTGATCGTGGTGGGTGCTGGCGCAGCTGGCTTGTTTTGCGCCGGCATGGCTGGGCAACGTGGCCAGCGCGTTTTGCTGATCGACCATGCCGAAAAGGTGGCGGAGAAGATCCGCATCTCCGGCGGCGGGCGCTGCAACTTCACCAACCGCGATGTCGGCCCGGCCAACTTTCTGTCCGACAACCCGAATTTCTGCCGCTCGGCCCTGGCTCGCTACAGCTCACAAGACTTCATCAGCCTGGTGCAAAAGTACGGCATCGCCTTTCACGAAAAGCACAAAGGCCAGCTCTTTTGCGACGACTCGCCCGAGCAAATCATCGCCATGCTGCTGCGCGAATGCGAGCTGGGCGGCGTGCAGCGCTGGCAGCCCTGCACCGTGGCCAGCGTCCAGCACAGTGCTGAGCGAGGCTTCGAGCTGGAAACCTCGCGCGGGCCGGTGCAGGCACCGCGCCTGGTAGTTGCCACGGGCGGCCTGCCGGTGCCGAAGATTGGCGCTAGCGACTGGGGCATGCGCCTTGCGCAACGTTTCGGCCACAAAATTGTCGAGCCCCGCCCGGCCCTGGTGCCGCTGACCTTTGACGCCGAGGCCTGGGCGCCCTTCGCCAGCTTGTCCGGCTTGTCGCTGCCGGTCGCGGTCAGCACCGGCAAAGGAAAAACTCAAGGGCGCTTTCTGGAGGATTTGCTGTTCACCCACCGCGGTTTGAGCGGCCCAGCGATTCTTCAGATCTCCAGCTTCTGGCAAGAAGGCCAGGCACTGCAGATTGATCTGGCGCCAGAAGCGGATTTGGGCGAGCAGCTGCAGGCTGCCAAAAGCGATTCCAAGCGCCAGCTCGGCAATGTGCTGGCAAGCCTGTTCCCGCAGCGCCTGGCGCAGGCCTGGCTGGAACGCTTAGGGCTGCAGAGCCAGCGACCCATGCCGGAATGCAAGGATAAAGACCTGCAAACCCTGGCCACCCAGCTGCAAGCCTGGCAGCTCACGCCCAATGGCAGCGAGGGCTGGCGCAAGGCCGAAGTGATGCGCGGCGGGGTCGATACCCGCGAGCTGAATTCGCAAAATATGGAGAGCAAACGGGTGCCTGGCCTTTACTTCATTGGCGAGGTGATGGATGTCACCGGCTGGCTGGGCGGCTATAACTTTCAGTGGGCTTGGGCCAGTGCAGCAGCTTGTGCACGTTCCCTGGACGCAAATTTGTCAAATTGA
- a CDS encoding GGDEF domain-containing protein, which produces MDISALSRDDTSPPPGSLQQWLGAHAELAQGVAAAWVGLIEPLNNFAAVKSLVSGRYVFASAGLAQLFAQATLVGSNDSELMRAEEAVSIRRVEQAVMAQQSVVVSEHRLELGGRRREFTVTRIALNKDFLLAVWHERTEERHRESHLQRALLQIEQQQKNLEQVRRELQQGSGRDDLSGLYLRAQFDDQLLREIDLSTREHREFALVIIALDPLPANVEQIGAEANERLLEGMGRMLRANTRAMDAACRIGETHFAVLLSGVGLATAHARMEQLRRQCATQIIVTNGLDMGLSLSMGVSSFPHTASKKDELQAASEAAVAEAQRRGGNQVVLASISFEA; this is translated from the coding sequence ATGGACATTTCAGCCCTTTCGCGCGATGACACTTCGCCCCCGCCGGGCAGCTTGCAGCAATGGCTTGGTGCGCATGCCGAGCTGGCTCAAGGCGTCGCCGCCGCTTGGGTTGGCTTGATCGAGCCCCTGAACAACTTCGCAGCCGTCAAGTCACTGGTGTCCGGGCGTTATGTTTTTGCAAGCGCGGGCCTGGCGCAGTTGTTTGCACAAGCCACCCTGGTGGGCAGCAATGACAGCGAGCTGATGCGCGCCGAAGAGGCGGTCAGCATCCGCCGGGTCGAACAGGCGGTGATGGCGCAGCAGTCGGTGGTGGTCAGCGAACACAGGCTGGAGCTGGGTGGCCGCCGGCGCGAGTTCACCGTCACGCGCATCGCTCTGAACAAAGACTTCTTGTTGGCGGTGTGGCACGAGCGCACCGAAGAGCGCCACCGCGAGTCGCATTTGCAGCGCGCCTTGCTGCAGATCGAGCAGCAGCAAAAGAATCTGGAACAGGTGCGGCGCGAGTTGCAGCAGGGCAGTGGCCGCGACGATTTGTCGGGCCTCTATCTGCGCGCCCAGTTCGACGACCAGCTGCTGCGTGAAATTGATTTGTCCACCCGCGAGCACCGGGAGTTCGCCCTGGTCATCATCGCGCTGGACCCCTTGCCGGCCAATGTGGAGCAAATCGGCGCTGAGGCCAATGAGCGCCTGCTCGAAGGCATGGGCCGCATGCTGCGCGCCAATACCCGCGCCATGGACGCGGCTTGCCGCATCGGTGAGACGCACTTTGCCGTCTTGCTATCTGGCGTGGGCTTGGCCACCGCGCATGCGCGCATGGAACAGCTGCGGCGCCAATGCGCCACCCAGATCATCGTGACGAACGGGCTCGATATGGGCTTGTCGCTGTCCATGGGGGTATCCAGTTTCCCGCATACCGCGTCTAAGAAGGACGAATTACAGGCAGCTAGCGAGGCGGCGGTGGCCGAGGCCCAGCGGCGCGGCGGCAATCAGGTGGTCTTGGCCTCGATTTCCTTCGAGGCTTGA
- a CDS encoding sulfite exporter TauE/SafE family protein — MIDPLLLVELLALGLVAGFLAGLLGIGGGMLMVPWLTWILSQRGVDAGMAVKMAIATSMATIMFTSLSSVRAHHKRGAVRWDLVRGLAPGILLGGLIGGAGIFALLKGRSLALVFAAFVGFSAFQMLRNKKPKPSREMPGTLAQIGVGTGIGTLSGLVGAGGGFVSVPFMTWCNVAMHQAVATSAALGFPIALANTVGYVVSGWSLPSALPGAFGYLYLPALLVIASASVSMAPLGARAAHAMNVQQLKRAFAGLLILLASYMLYKGLQA; from the coding sequence ATGATCGATCCCTTGCTGCTGGTCGAGCTTTTGGCCCTGGGCCTGGTCGCGGGTTTTCTGGCCGGCTTGCTGGGCATAGGCGGCGGCATGCTGATGGTGCCCTGGCTGACTTGGATTTTGTCGCAGCGCGGCGTGGACGCCGGCATGGCTGTGAAGATGGCCATCGCCACCTCCATGGCCACCATCATGTTCACCTCGTTGTCGAGTGTGCGTGCGCATCACAAGCGCGGCGCCGTGCGCTGGGACCTGGTGCGCGGCCTGGCACCCGGTATCTTGCTGGGCGGCTTGATCGGTGGGGCGGGCATCTTCGCGCTGCTCAAAGGGCGCTCGCTGGCCTTGGTTTTCGCGGCCTTCGTGGGCTTTTCGGCCTTCCAGATGTTGCGCAATAAAAAGCCCAAGCCCAGTCGTGAGATGCCGGGCACCTTGGCCCAAATCGGCGTCGGCACCGGCATTGGCACTTTGTCTGGGCTGGTGGGGGCGGGCGGCGGCTTTGTGTCGGTGCCCTTCATGACCTGGTGCAATGTCGCCATGCACCAAGCCGTTGCCACCAGCGCCGCACTCGGTTTTCCGATTGCACTGGCCAATACCGTGGGCTATGTGGTGAGCGGCTGGAGTCTGCCAAGCGCCCTGCCCGGCGCCTTTGGCTACCTTTACCTGCCGGCCTTGCTGGTGATCGCCTCGGCCAGCGTCAGCATGGCGCCGCTGGGCGCGCGCGCCGCCCACGCCATGAATGTGCAGCAGCTCAAACGCGCTTTTGCCGGACTGCTCATCCTACTGGCGAGCTATATGCTTTACAAAGGCCTGCAGGCCTAA
- a CDS encoding EVE domain-containing protein, which produces MKSEPAECSIDDLARAPAQTLPWVGVRNYQARNFMRDAMRVGDGVLFYHSSCPKPGIAGLAEVASAAYVDATQFEPDSPYFDPKSSPDAPRWLHVDVRYVRKTQLLSLADLRSEPRLQGLRILQPGSRLSITPVEPQDWALLQTLLKDCPA; this is translated from the coding sequence ATGAAGTCCGAGCCCGCCGAGTGCTCGATTGACGATCTGGCACGAGCGCCGGCACAGACGCTGCCTTGGGTGGGCGTGCGCAACTACCAAGCCCGCAATTTCATGCGCGACGCGATGCGCGTCGGCGATGGTGTGCTGTTCTATCACTCGTCATGCCCAAAGCCCGGCATAGCCGGCCTCGCGGAAGTGGCCTCCGCGGCCTATGTCGACGCCACGCAGTTCGAACCCGACAGCCCCTACTTCGACCCCAAGTCCTCACCTGACGCACCGCGCTGGTTGCATGTGGATGTGCGTTATGTGCGCAAGACCCAGCTGCTGAGCCTAGCGGATTTGCGCTCCGAGCCACGCCTGCAAGGCCTGCGCATCCTGCAGCCAGGTAGTCGCCTGTCCATCACGCCAGTTGAGCCCCAAGACTGGGCCCTGCTGCAAACCCTGTTGAAAGACTGTCCCGCATGA
- a CDS encoding cell division protein ZapA: MKQMEVTIMGQSYLLGCPEGGEAALGQAVSQVDKEMCAIRDSGRVKARERIAVLAALNLAYQLAEGGNTATKPASPKPIDNNLPDLPDLAGLMRRLDEALGHDGHLI, from the coding sequence ATGAAGCAGATGGAAGTCACCATCATGGGACAAAGCTATTTGCTCGGCTGCCCCGAAGGCGGCGAGGCTGCGCTGGGACAAGCCGTTAGCCAGGTGGACAAAGAGATGTGCGCCATCCGCGACTCCGGCCGCGTCAAGGCGCGCGAGCGCATTGCGGTGCTGGCCGCATTGAACCTGGCTTACCAATTGGCCGAAGGCGGCAACACGGCGACCAAGCCCGCCAGCCCGAAGCCCATCGACAACAACTTGCCCGACTTACCCGATCTGGCCGGCCTGATGCGTCGCCTGGATGAAGCCCTTGGGCATGACGGGCATTTGATCTGA
- the zapB gene encoding cell division protein ZapB has protein sequence MPSLTDLLERVERLLLRHDELKRTNALLQEQVQQLSQERDSLRSRLNAARARIDALLERLPVDNDSGKNPAP, from the coding sequence ATGCCAAGCCTGACCGACCTGCTGGAACGCGTTGAGCGTTTGCTGCTGCGACACGATGAACTGAAACGCACCAATGCCTTGCTGCAAGAGCAAGTGCAGCAATTGAGCCAGGAGCGCGACAGCCTGCGCTCGCGCTTGAACGCGGCCCGCGCCCGCATCGATGCGCTGCTTGAGCGCCTGCCCGTCGACAACGATTCCGGAAAGAACCCTGCACCATGA
- the nth gene encoding endonuclease III: MNSAQIQTFFHTLRAANPSPQTELEYASVFELLAAVLLSAQATDVGVNKATRRLFPVANTPQKIVDLGLEGLSDYIRTIGLYRSKAKHLFATCQILLEQYGGQVPRTREALESLPGVGRKTANVVLNVAFGEPTMAVDTHLFRVSNRTGLAPGKTPLAVELGLLKRIPAEFMVDAHHWLILHGRYVCKARQPLCAACAVAAQCDHGRRLQSTID; encoded by the coding sequence ATGAACAGCGCGCAAATCCAAACCTTCTTCCACACCCTGCGCGCCGCCAACCCGTCGCCGCAGACCGAGCTCGAATATGCCAGCGTGTTTGAGCTGCTCGCGGCCGTGCTGCTATCCGCCCAGGCGACCGATGTCGGCGTCAACAAGGCGACGCGGCGCTTGTTCCCGGTCGCCAACACGCCGCAGAAGATTGTCGACTTAGGCCTCGAGGGCTTGAGCGACTACATCCGCACCATCGGCCTCTACCGCAGCAAGGCCAAGCACCTCTTTGCCACCTGTCAGATCCTGCTTGAGCAGTATGGCGGCCAGGTGCCGCGCACCCGCGAAGCCCTGGAAAGCCTGCCGGGCGTGGGCCGCAAGACCGCCAATGTGGTGTTGAACGTGGCCTTCGGCGAGCCCACCATGGCCGTGGACACCCATTTGTTCCGTGTCAGCAATCGCACCGGCCTGGCGCCCGGCAAAACGCCCTTGGCGGTGGAGCTTGGCCTACTCAAGCGCATTCCGGCGGAATTCATGGTCGATGCCCATCATTGGCTGATCCTGCATGGGCGCTATGTCTGCAAGGCCAGGCAGCCTTTGTGCGCTGCCTGTGCAGTGGCCGCCCAGTGCGACCATGGCCGCCGCCTACAATCAACGATTGATTAG
- a CDS encoding ArnT family glycosyltransferase translates to MNLPSENRSAARPWIILLGLLLLLRLFSLATMPLTDHTEARYAEIARLMVSLGDWISPHITPSEVFWAKPPLSTWGQALSIEVFGVSEWAARLPAVGWSVLSLVALAWMLSASLSRVQVWASLGVLSLSPLFFISAGAVMTDATLGACVMLVQAAWWRVLQSEGQARVQAARILGFGMALALLTKGPAAAVLALLPILMHAGWRGHWALVWTVLRMPSVWLICLGLSLPWYIVAELKTPGFLQYFVLGEHVMRFLQPGWKGDRYGFAHAQPLGIIWAFTAVAALPAVLLLLTRLPLLRLRQGKGAVLAQLRSSGGVELACYALCISLAPLLLFSMARNLIFTYAMTALPGLAILAVMVLPAKSWARAPAWGLAGILGLVYTWAFFIKLPEVGRQHSDLPLIQAYQAACPTQDCRLTYQAKPPYSAFFYTSGRLYEGMPGQPGAAAYIVVPVPKKSSRPSAALACNKEQCLLRDDGVAGSTR, encoded by the coding sequence ATGAACCTGCCTTCCGAGAATCGCTCCGCCGCACGCCCCTGGATTATTTTGTTGGGGCTGTTGCTGCTGCTGCGCTTGTTCAGCCTAGCCACCATGCCGCTGACTGATCACACCGAAGCGCGCTATGCGGAGATTGCCCGCCTGATGGTCAGCCTGGGCGACTGGATCAGCCCGCACATCACGCCCAGCGAGGTGTTTTGGGCCAAGCCGCCGCTGTCCACCTGGGGCCAGGCCTTGTCGATTGAGGTCTTTGGCGTCAGCGAATGGGCGGCACGCCTGCCGGCCGTGGGCTGGAGCGTGCTGAGCCTGGTGGCCCTGGCTTGGATGCTGAGCGCCAGCCTGAGCCGGGTGCAGGTCTGGGCCAGTTTGGGCGTTTTGAGCTTGAGCCCCTTGTTCTTCATCAGTGCCGGCGCGGTGATGACGGACGCCACCCTGGGCGCTTGTGTGATGCTGGTGCAGGCCGCTTGGTGGCGGGTCTTGCAAAGTGAGGGCCAAGCACGTGTTCAGGCCGCCCGCATATTGGGATTTGGCATGGCGCTGGCCTTGCTGACCAAGGGCCCGGCGGCTGCCGTGCTGGCCTTGCTGCCCATCTTGATGCACGCGGGCTGGCGCGGCCATTGGGCGCTGGTGTGGACGGTCTTGCGCATGCCTTCGGTGTGGCTGATCTGCCTAGGGCTCTCGCTGCCCTGGTACATCGTGGCGGAACTCAAAACGCCCGGCTTTTTGCAGTATTTCGTGCTCGGTGAGCATGTGATGCGCTTCTTGCAGCCCGGCTGGAAGGGCGACCGCTACGGCTTCGCCCACGCGCAGCCCCTGGGCATCATCTGGGCATTCACGGCAGTGGCCGCTTTGCCGGCTGTGCTTTTGCTATTGACCCGCCTGCCGCTGCTGCGCCTGCGCCAAGGCAAGGGCGCGGTGCTAGCGCAGTTGCGTAGCTCAGGCGGCGTGGAGCTGGCCTGCTATGCCTTGTGTATCTCCCTGGCGCCGCTGCTTTTGTTCAGCATGGCGCGCAACCTGATCTTCACTTATGCGATGACGGCCTTGCCGGGCCTGGCCATTTTGGCCGTGATGGTTCTGCCGGCGAAGTCCTGGGCGCGCGCCCCGGCCTGGGGCTTGGCCGGGATTTTGGGCCTGGTCTACACCTGGGCCTTCTTCATCAAACTCCCCGAAGTGGGTCGCCAACACTCGGATCTGCCTCTGATTCAGGCTTACCAGGCGGCTTGCCCGACCCAGGATTGCCGCCTGACCTATCAGGCCAAGCCGCCGTATTCGGCCTTTTTCTATACTTCCGGCCGGCTCTATGAAGGCATGCCTGGTCAGCCCGGCGCGGCGGCTTATATCGTCGTGCCGGTGCCGAAAAAATCTTCCCGCCCCAGTGCAGCATTGGCCTGCAACAAGGAACAATGCTTGCTGCGCGACGACGGCGTCGCAGGATCCACACGCTGA
- a CDS encoding glycosyltransferase family 2 protein: protein MQQTYLSTSNLNTSLATSQGVAAPERAQPGLLSVVLPAFNEAANLAWFLPELTSKLAGEARRLELLVVDDGSKDDTALVVHSLIQQGLPVRLLRLSRNFGKEAALSAGLDAAEGDVVLSMDADGQHPIATVLAMLPLWRAGYDVVYGVQTGRRESQSVARRSYTKFFYWLMQRDSRFELPSDAGDFRLLDRRVVLALRSLPERARYMKGLFAWVGFKSKAIEFVPDARAHGETSFNFMRLLSLAVVGLTAFSKVPLRMVSLLGMVVSVFSVFFAFWIILEKVFLGNPVSGFATLAASITFLAGVQLVCLGIIAEYLGRVFDEVKQRPLYLVQELTPPLSGPEEL, encoded by the coding sequence ATGCAACAGACCTACCTTTCGACCTCCAATTTGAACACCTCACTGGCCACCTCACAGGGTGTGGCGGCGCCGGAGCGCGCCCAGCCGGGTCTGCTGTCTGTTGTCTTGCCGGCCTTCAACGAGGCCGCCAATCTGGCCTGGTTTTTGCCCGAGTTGACATCCAAATTGGCCGGTGAGGCGCGGCGGCTGGAATTGTTGGTGGTGGATGACGGCAGCAAGGACGACACCGCCTTGGTGGTGCACAGTTTGATCCAGCAAGGCTTGCCGGTGCGGCTGCTGCGCCTGTCGCGCAATTTCGGCAAAGAGGCCGCGCTTTCGGCTGGCCTGGATGCCGCAGAGGGCGATGTGGTGCTGAGCATGGATGCAGACGGTCAGCATCCGATTGCTACCGTCTTGGCCATGCTGCCGCTGTGGCGCGCTGGTTACGACGTGGTTTACGGCGTGCAGACCGGCCGGCGTGAGTCGCAGTCGGTCGCGCGGCGCAGCTACACCAAGTTCTTCTACTGGTTGATGCAGCGCGATTCGCGCTTTGAGCTGCCTTCGGATGCCGGCGACTTCCGCCTGCTGGACCGCCGCGTGGTCCTGGCCTTGCGCAGCTTGCCCGAGCGGGCGCGTTATATGAAGGGCTTGTTCGCCTGGGTGGGCTTCAAGTCCAAGGCGATTGAGTTCGTGCCGGATGCGCGCGCGCATGGCGAGACCAGTTTCAATTTCATGCGCCTCTTGTCGCTGGCGGTGGTGGGGCTCACGGCCTTCAGCAAAGTGCCGCTGCGCATGGTGTCGCTGCTGGGCATGGTGGTTTCGGTGTTCTCGGTGTTCTTTGCCTTCTGGATCATTCTGGAGAAGGTGTTTCTGGGCAATCCGGTCTCGGGCTTTGCCACTTTGGCGGCATCGATCACCTTTCTGGCCGGTGTGCAGCTGGTTTGCTTGGGCATCATTGCGGAGTACCTGGGCCGCGTGTTCGACGAGGTCAAGCAGCGCCCGCTCTACCTGGTGCAGGAGCTGACACCGCCCTTGAGCGGGCCGGAGGAGTTGTGA
- a CDS encoding GtrA family protein, with amino-acid sequence MSSLLWFGLVGASAAAVHFSVVWLLVSQWQLPALAANVAGFLIAFGVSFLGHHRLSFAAQQATVKSALPRFALVAVLGFVCNELLYAVLLGMGLEYRLALLIVLVAVAVMTWVLSRFWAFRNRLAAG; translated from the coding sequence GTGAGTTCGCTGCTCTGGTTCGGCCTGGTTGGAGCCAGCGCGGCGGCGGTGCATTTCTCGGTCGTCTGGCTTCTGGTCTCGCAGTGGCAATTGCCCGCTCTGGCGGCAAATGTGGCCGGTTTTCTGATCGCGTTTGGCGTCAGCTTCCTGGGCCATCACCGGCTCAGCTTTGCGGCGCAGCAGGCCACGGTGAAATCGGCTTTGCCGCGTTTTGCCCTAGTGGCGGTGCTGGGTTTTGTCTGCAATGAACTGCTTTACGCCGTGCTGCTGGGCATGGGCCTGGAGTACCGCCTGGCGCTGTTGATCGTCTTGGTGGCGGTGGCCGTGATGACCTGGGTTTTGAGCCGCTTCTGGGCCTTTCGCAACAGGCTGGCGGCAGGATGA
- a CDS encoding ChbG/HpnK family deacetylase, translating to MSAKRIQICADDFGFDDAVSQGILECIDAGRLSATSCMVLSPAWPTWAGALRERQGAADYGLHLDVNEFAPYAPGRGLSVWIRLSYFRQLPRGAVRDWIANQLDAFEAHMKQAPSYVDGHQHVHQLPVIREELLSALTTRYGQACALRSTRNQTWRGTKAAVIAGLGAAALRRGARRAGLRCNTDFAGVYGFDEKISFAELVAGWLASLPDGGLMMTHPGRAGGTQTRPDPIRAARMRERQFWLSSEAGELLASLGVQLGMSEDWPQA from the coding sequence ATGAGCGCCAAGCGAATTCAGATCTGCGCAGATGACTTTGGCTTTGATGATGCCGTCAGCCAAGGCATTCTGGAATGCATAGACGCCGGCCGGCTGAGCGCCACCAGTTGCATGGTCTTGTCGCCCGCCTGGCCGACCTGGGCCGGCGCCTTGCGTGAGCGGCAGGGCGCCGCCGACTACGGCCTGCATCTGGATGTGAACGAGTTTGCACCCTATGCCCCGGGTCGCGGCCTGTCGGTTTGGATCCGACTGAGTTATTTCCGCCAGTTGCCGCGCGGGGCGGTGCGGGATTGGATTGCCAACCAGCTCGATGCCTTTGAGGCGCATATGAAGCAGGCGCCCAGCTATGTGGACGGGCACCAGCATGTGCACCAATTGCCGGTGATTCGTGAGGAATTGCTGTCAGCCTTGACGACGCGTTATGGCCAGGCTTGCGCTCTGCGCTCGACCCGCAACCAGACTTGGCGCGGGACTAAGGCCGCCGTGATTGCAGGCCTGGGCGCTGCAGCGCTGCGGCGCGGGGCGCGCCGGGCAGGGCTGCGCTGCAATACCGACTTCGCGGGCGTTTACGGCTTTGACGAAAAGATCAGCTTCGCCGAGTTGGTGGCGGGCTGGTTGGCTTCACTGCCTGATGGCGGTTTGATGATGACGCACCCCGGACGCGCTGGCGGCACCCAAACCCGGCCCGACCCGATCCGTGCCGCGCGGATGCGCGAGCGTCAGTTCTGGCTCAGCAGCGAGGCCGGCGAATTGCTGGCCAGCCTGGGCGTGCAACTGGGCATGAGCGAGGATTGGCCGCAGGCCTGA